Below is a window of Ctenopharyngodon idella isolate HZGC_01 chromosome 7, HZGC01, whole genome shotgun sequence DNA.
aaacaaattatattgGCATTCATTATAAGCAGCATTTATGATAAATACCAAGcctaaacaaatttatttaaagcaaaacttAAACTACTGGCATGTGGaaaatgtgctatacaaatacACTTTACCTCACATACCTCTCTCATCTGGCACGGATCCAAATGTGAGCGATTTGCCTATGTTTTGTGCCAGGTGTATCTGCGCTTTTATGCAGAGAAACCTCGCAGCTGCTATAATGCAGTTTTTCCTACTGTATATGATTAAATATGTTTGAAGGTGCTATATGTcattttttgactgtactaaagcataaaaataccaaaatatgtttgcagatattaggaaacatgctaaggTCACATACTTGTTTCTGTGAAAAGTAGTGCTAGTTATTAGTTATGcagccagttattctactttgagatgcccactgccaatttacccagTAGTATTTAGACACCCCGGGTTGACAGTTGGCAGAAAACACAGCGATAGAAGCCAGCAAAcgaactgggtcagagatcgcagattctacccaACCTaaaaaagcctcagcatccatctaaaaagctCTGTGTCCAGAGGTATATTAAAACACGGATAAATAAACTCAACTTACAGTGTAAGACTTGTTGCTTTCCGTTGTCAATTGCGTTCATTCCTGTTGCATGTCTTTAATCTGGCAACCCACATGAGCATCGAGTACGAGGGCTTGGGAGAAACAACCCTCtccaatattttaaatttggactgcagtacccattttaaccactagctgtcaacattacatactgcacctttaagattaAATATCTGTAACATTTTATCTCAACACTGTTATGCCATGCCACCCTTTGTaaatttagaatacattttcATATGAAAGTTATTGACCAATCATGATTTGTTCTTTAAAGTATTCATACGCAGATTTCACACACAAATTCATGCTATGCATACTCAGTGAATAAATCCCGTTAACTTTGCTTTTTCCTGCAGCTTCAGCAAATAGTCGGAAAGACAAATCTCTGAGAGTGATGAGTCAGAAATTCGTCATGTTGTTCCTGGTGTCCAGCCCTCCTGTGGTTAGTCTTGAAATAGCTGCCAAGATCCTCATCGGTGAAGATCACGTGGTGGATCAGGACAAAAACAAGTTCAAAAGTGAGTGCTGCTCTCATTGTACATATAAAATACACTTTGATCATTATGTTATCCGTTTCATTTGGTGGTTGAAAACAGATACAAATCTTGCAAAAAGTGCATAATCAAATGTACTCAACCAGTAAAAactgctttttttattaaaacttgaGTCTAAGGGGTTATTTACACGACAGTTTTCAACGGAAAactttatgcgttttggcctttcatttacatgacaacagcattttgggggcctgaaaacgggtttcaaagtgcacgtttttgaaaacaataccgttatcatctctgtgtaaactacaaaaatgcaaatttgtgaaaacgatgGTGTCATGCTAATGCATACTACTTGTTCAGTCTATAgatgcgtagtgtttctttacaaaatgacattgccaactactggcctggcagcagaatacagcgttttttagtcgtttttgtgTATCCGTGTAAACaatttgacaatgttgtcatctgtacacgaaaaaccaaaggaaaaactttccgtttttagcacattgttgtcatgtaaacgtacctgAAAATTCATCTGTAATTTAACTGTCATTATAGTGGAGATGGAACTGATTATCTCTTTTTCTGATGGCAGCCAAGATCCGCAGACTTTATGACATTGCAAATGTTCTGAGCAGCCTAGAGCTGATAAAGAAAGTGCATGTGACTGAGGATAAAGGAAGAAAGCCTGCTTTCAAGTGGACTGGACCAGAAGACTTACCATCTCCAAAGGGTGAGTGTGACTTGTCTGACTTGTTTATAATCCTATTCAGACTTATGGTGTTTATTTTAAGCAATGTGCATGAGTTCACATCTTATGTCATTTATTGTTCTTGGTTATGTTTACAGATCCAGGGACCTCCACTACATCATCAGCATCACAGCCTCTGGAGTCTCATTCCTCTGTTGATAACTGTGCTAAAAATCTCTTTTCCTCCCCCGGAACAAAGCGAGGTTTTACCCGCCACCATTCCTTAGTCAAGCTGGTTAAGAGCATACAGAACGACCGCAGGAAAATAAACTCCGCACCTTCTAGTCCTATTAAAATGACAGGTGAGCCATTGTTGTTGATTCATCGAAAGCAAGCAACTGACTGATCATCTTCTGTTTTCTGTGGGAATTTGAACTACTTTCAGATATCAACTGCTTGTTAAGGtcagttattattaatagtacTAGTCTTAAGTTTGCCTTCCTCCTGATCTCCCAGCTTGAGATGGTCTCTTTGAAATCTGATCacacaaacaaaattaattttagaGGCTTTGTGTTGACACTAAAAGCCTGACATGGGTGAACAGTTTCTAGTTCTCCACTGATGTCCATTGAAATAtagacaaaatattaaacagataAGTAGTCTTTGTGGTGtcactaagtttttttttattttttttttatagaaattaatcacagtttccacaaaaatatttagcagcaccaccgttttcaacattgataataataagaaatttttcttaagcatcaaatcagcatattagaatgatttctgaaggatcatgtgacactaaagactggagtaatgatgctgaaaattcagctttgcctcacaggaataaattacattttaaaatatattatttcaattacttTAGGTTGCaatcatttcacaatattactgtgtttactatattttggataaaaataaatacagccttgatgagcgtaagagacttccttcaaaaacaaaaagaaattggTAATTGGTTTCTTAACATTAgttacttaatgcattaactaacaatgaacaatatattttatgcaGCCTTTATTGACTATTGTTAGTCAATACAAATGTTcatgttagggttagggttcacagtgcattaactaaaattaacagattcaacttttgatcttaaatttattagtaaatgctgagattaacattaacaaagattaataaatgctgtagaaatattgttaattgttagttcatgttaacacatgaaatcttattgtaaagtattaccaaaaACTCAAAACTTTTCAACAGTTTAACTTATCAATTTCTTAACTTTTACTACACCAGAAAACGAATGTTCCATCTCTTGTCTGATAGGTGATTCTGCAAACAATGAGTTCTACACAAACAAAATGGCCCATCTGGCTGCTATCTGCAAAAAGCAACTAGATAAACAATCAACGTAAGTAAACGCAACTTTTGCatcttaaaacagaaaacagacaaTGAACTACCAATTTCAGATATAATGCCTATGGATTTGGCTTACAGGGGCCGTCATATTCAACCGAACAATGAGGTGACAGACTCTCTGAATGGAAGTCCTTCACACTCATCTGAATCCACGTCTGCTAGCAATCATCAGCCCCATGGACCTTCAGGAATGCAGATCCCAGTTTTGCCCGCTGGGGCAATCTCATACCTTTCTACTAAGTGCTCCCCAATCATCCCGGTTCTGATTCCTCAGAACCAGGCTGGTGGGTCATATGCCCTTTACGTGCACCCCACCTCTCTCAGACCGCAGCCCACCAGCCTAGCAGTCCGGTCAATGACATTTGAGAGCCCAGGGAGTGCAAACGCAAAGACCTCACCGGCTGCCATGACTAGCAGTAACCAAACCAACCACCAGTCATCACATGATAAAGAGCCGACAAGTCCCTCAACCCTTAAACGAGCATGTGGAGAAAAGAGCTTAGTGGAAAGTCCATCCAAACTTCAGCGGATAGAGCCAAAGGTGAGGTTGCCTGATGTTACCTGAGGTTTTtagtttgaagtagttttaaatTTTGAAGGTCATTCAGTCTTTCTCTGTATAAAAAAGATTTTAGTAAATATTGCTCTTTATTGTTTGgtccatataaataaatatgatctttttcaatctgaaaaaaaaaaaaaaaaaaaaattgaactaGCATTTGCAGTCTGAACTGttaaatgaactgcatttcATGTATTGACATTACTTTTAGTAACATTTCCAACCTTCTGGTGTTTGTTTCCTATTAAGAGTGTTTCTCCAAAGCTGTGTGAGATTCTTCAAGCTCGCCTAAAGGCCCATAGAGGGGCTTCTGTCTCCCACCGCCCTTCCCCGAGAGCCCTGCATCTGGAGTTCTCCAAGCCCTGTGAGAACCAGCCTCCCTCATTACCCACCAGCACAGCGCCTCTGGAGCACAGCGTGGAGACCTTCCTGGAGAAGGAGGACAAGGTTCAGACCTCAGACAGTGAGGCAGGACTGACCCCTGTCCGACCACCACAGTCACAGGCCCAGAAGCTCAGCGTTCCCTTTCAGGACATGGGGTTGCCATCCGGACCCATACATACAGAGGTAGGAATAACACCACATAGGTGCATCTTAAAAAATTCCTCATGTAGGAATCATCcaaatggttttattttcataCGAGTAATACTCTTGACTATAATTTCTCTTGTTTGCATCAGACTTTGATCCCTGCAGGTTATTTGATTCCGATCCCTCAGCAGTCCATTGTCAACTTCAGAGATGCGCAGTGCTCCGCTGGAGAAATCTCCAAAGCCTCCACACCAACATATAATGTCTACCACACCCCGACAGCAGGTATGCTAGTACCCAAGATAAGTACTTATCTAGTAATCAAACAGCTGGAAACAACATGGATATTCAGTGCTCAAAAAGTATAGGAACCTAGATGAGACAGGTTTGAGAATTTATTTTGGCCCAAATTTGTcataagggcttttcacactgcgcttaaccctgggttattgTTGTTCTAAATactgcttttaaccccgggtaaggaatgtttcacacttgtaatttagaagcagggttagcaccgttttttacccggggttatgaaaccctgctcctgagcagggttagcactgcttttgcggtgccaaacttgtacagtgtgaaacgatgcagtgttagaatgttacagctagacacttagcaacagacaaccaatcacgtatttg
It encodes the following:
- the e2f8 gene encoding transcription factor E2F8, which produces MSSTLSEGQKLIKKPLISPLKASTNDKGHVFVEPQTPLKNSNKAPVSEAASLESHNNMGPLTTPTKSLEAPSSEPWTPTSNLKMLISAASPEIRNREKEQAVDSGESENSQEPEQGEEVEKLQISRKDKSLGLLCYKFLARYPNYPNPAVNNKISLDDVATELSVERRRIYDIMNVLESLNMVSRLAKNCYTWHGRVKLAQTLAELKQAGKKNRYEQLMHQIRQRNLEREEKEFDLEGEEKENEEMSSFDMDGDSGQAELSGTDPKAASANSRKDKSLRVMSQKFVMLFLVSSPPVVSLEIAAKILIGEDHVVDQDKNKFKTKIRRLYDIANVLSSLELIKKVHVTEDKGRKPAFKWTGPEDLPSPKDPGTSTTSSASQPLESHSSVDNCAKNLFSSPGTKRGFTRHHSLVKLVKSIQNDRRKINSAPSSPIKMTGDSANNEFYTNKMAHLAAICKKQLDKQSTGRHIQPNNEVTDSLNGSPSHSSESTSASNHQPHGPSGMQIPVLPAGAISYLSTKCSPIIPVLIPQNQAGGSYALYVHPTSLRPQPTSLAVRSMTFESPGSANAKTSPAAMTSSNQTNHQSSHDKEPTSPSTLKRACGEKSLVESPSKLQRIEPKSVSPKLCEILQARLKAHRGASVSHRPSPRALHLEFSKPCENQPPSLPTSTAPLEHSVETFLEKEDKVQTSDSEAGLTPVRPPQSQAQKLSVPFQDMGLPSGPIHTETLIPAGYLIPIPQQSIVNFRDAQCSAGEISKASTPTYNVYHTPTAGSRPPLPQEVTPTRLPLHRIPPMSPFPSHGHRIHCPSPAILNFTLQNLGLIPSTTTSNSTPESSSTLPSPHPGLPHQGMIFVKPLSPARALQPASIHGQPVTLISIPQALVTTPKGGQPLQQSFFHTPVSFPTVTNTTAPKNIYIPQRKLDVSPEDN